The following DNA comes from Candidatus Nanosynbacter sp. TM7-074.
GTCTGGCGATAATTTAGCGTTGACGGTTGATCGAAATGTTCAAAGTCAGGCGGAGTTGGCGCTTAAAAAGGGGATTGAAGCGGCAAATGCCACTGAAGGTAGTGCGGTTATTATGAATCCCAAAAATGGTCAAATATTATCATTGGCAAACTACCCGACATATAATCCAGCGGAGTTTAATAAGCAAAAGAATGCGGCGGTGTTTATGAATAGTGCTTCAATGGTGCCATTTGAGCCGGGTTCAATTATCAAGTCATTTAGCTTTGCTACAGCTATAGATAAAGGGGCTGTTACTCCGTCTAGTACATATAATAACACGGACTGTATTAAGGTTGCTGATCGGACGATGTGTAACGCTTTAAGGGGTCTAAATGGTACCACTACGGTTCAAGGAGCGTTTAATAATTCTCTTAACGTTGGTACGATTACAGCAATCCGTAGGCTGGGGAATGGTTCGCAGATTAATCTTGCTGCTCGTCAAGTTTTATATGAATATTATCATGATAAATTTGGGTTCGGTCAGAAGACAGGAATTGAACTGGGTGAGGCGTCAGGGTATATTTATCCGCCAGATAGCGTTGAAGGTAACGAAGTACGCTATTCAGCAATGACTTACGGTCAGAGTATGAACCTGACGATGGTGCAAGTAGCGGCTGGATTTTCGTCGCTGGTAAATGGCGGCCAGTATTATAAGCCAACTGTCCTTAGAGGGGTAATTGATGGTTATGGTAATCTAAAATCGTCAGAAAGTAAGTCGATTCGTCAGACGGTAAGCGGCGATACCTCGTCGCAAATGAGGACGATGTTAGCGACTGCTCGCCAATCTTCTTTCTTGTCAAAAAGTGACAAGCCTGGCTATGAAATCGGTGGAAAAACTGGTACGTCCGAGGCGGTGGTTAACGGTTCTTACACTCAGAGGGAAACGATTGCTACTTATATTGGTTATGGCGGTGGTAAAAATGGTGCCGAATATGTCATAATGGTACGTGTAGCGGCGCCAGGTAAGGGGATTAACCTACAAGGAAATTTCCATGCCGGGCCAATTTTTACGGATATATCCAATTGGATGATTGATTATATGAAAATAGCACCGAAGGAATAGATATGGGAGTAGCCTTACAGACAGTCACTAATGAATTAACTCATGTGTTTTTACTGAGCGTTGGGGCGTTTTTATTGGCGATGTTTTTGACGCCAGTTTATACGTTTTTTGCTTATAGGTATCGGTTCTGGAAGAAGCAAAGATCAGAGAGTACTGATGGCAAAAAATTAAAGGTTTTTGCTAAGTTTCAAGCGGCAAAACTACGGCGAAATATTCCAACAATGGCGGGTGTGATTGGTGTGATTTCTATTTTTATTGTGACGTTTTTATTTAACTTGGACCGAGCTCAGACATGGCTACCATTGGCGGCGCTGGTCGGTGGCGGGGCGGTTGGGCTGATTGACGATGTTATTAATCTACGTGGGCTAGGCGGCGGGGCGGCGGGTTTACGTAGTCCGGTAAAGTTTGCGCTAATTACGCTTATCGGCGTGGTTCTTGGCTGGTTCTTCTTCGCCAAATTAGGCGTGATGAGTTTTCATGTGCCGTTTATGGGTGATGTAAATATTGGCTGGTTGATTATTCCGCTGTTTGCATTTGCGGTAGTGGCAACAGGTAACGCGGTGAATATTTCTGACGGCATGGATGGATTGGCTGGTGGTCTGCTGGGTACTAGCTTTGGTGCTTTTGGGGTGATTGCTTTGTTGCAGCAACAGGTACTGTTGGCAGGGTTCTGTTTTACGGTAGTTGGCGCACTTCTTAGCTATTTGTGGTTTAATATTTATCCAGCGCGTTTTTTCATGGGCGATGTTGGTAGTTTCGCCTATGGAGTGAGTTTGGGGGTAGTAGCTATGCTGACGGATTCGCTGCTATTGTTGCCTGTAATTGGATTGTTATTTGTAGTAGAGGCAGGCTCGAGTTTGACGCAAATTGCTAGTAAAAAGATTTTTAAGCGAAAAATTTTCTTATCTGCACCAATTCATCATCATCTGGAAGCAATTGGCTGGCCGGAAACTAAAGTAACGATGCGGTTTTGGGTGATTGGCTGTGTGATGGCGTTTGTTGGGGTTATGCTGGCGCTAGCGGGGGGGCACATTGCGTAATTCAGTCGCTAGAAAACACCAGACTTCCACGCAATCGGTTCGCAGTCACCGACCGATGTACCAGATTGTGCTGTATATGGGTCTTTTATTGCTGCTCGGACTAATCGTTATGTATGCACTGGGGCCACAACGCGCCAATGTGATGAATTACGCTTATGGCACGAATTATAGTGATACTTATTTTTTTGGTAAGCAGTTAACTAGTGTTGTTATAGCTGTTGTGGCGTTTTCGGTATTTTATTTTGTACCATATAAGT
Coding sequences within:
- a CDS encoding peptidoglycan D,D-transpeptidase FtsI family protein, with the protein product MQRLIIRSRTGYLAIVLLVAMAAFVLRLFQLQILQYGKYTELARASQQRQFVIPAERGKIYMMDGKTPVPVVLNQATYTVIADPQAVDDKERNQIITSLREIAGGEMTDGAAERLANKKSRYEVLAKNITRTQAEKLKEKNFAGVLYQQGSVRSYPEGGLGAHVLGFVNVAGEGQYGVEGSLNNRLKGRDGLLQSVTDVRNVPLTVGKNNMRIEAKSGDNLALTVDRNVQSQAELALKKGIEAANATEGSAVIMNPKNGQILSLANYPTYNPAEFNKQKNAAVFMNSASMVPFEPGSIIKSFSFATAIDKGAVTPSSTYNNTDCIKVADRTMCNALRGLNGTTTVQGAFNNSLNVGTITAIRRLGNGSQINLAARQVLYEYYHDKFGFGQKTGIELGEASGYIYPPDSVEGNEVRYSAMTYGQSMNLTMVQVAAGFSSLVNGGQYYKPTVLRGVIDGYGNLKSSESKSIRQTVSGDTSSQMRTMLATARQSSFLSKSDKPGYEIGGKTGTSEAVVNGSYTQRETIATYIGYGGGKNGAEYVIMVRVAAPGKGINLQGNFHAGPIFTDISNWMIDYMKIAPKE
- a CDS encoding phospho-N-acetylmuramoyl-pentapeptide-transferase yields the protein MGVALQTVTNELTHVFLLSVGAFLLAMFLTPVYTFFAYRYRFWKKQRSESTDGKKLKVFAKFQAAKLRRNIPTMAGVIGVISIFIVTFLFNLDRAQTWLPLAALVGGGAVGLIDDVINLRGLGGGAAGLRSPVKFALITLIGVVLGWFFFAKLGVMSFHVPFMGDVNIGWLIIPLFAFAVVATGNAVNISDGMDGLAGGLLGTSFGAFGVIALLQQQVLLAGFCFTVVGALLSYLWFNIYPARFFMGDVGSFAYGVSLGVVAMLTDSLLLLPVIGLLFVVEAGSSLTQIASKKIFKRKIFLSAPIHHHLEAIGWPETKVTMRFWVIGCVMAFVGVMLALAGGHIA